Genomic DNA from Microbacterium neungamense:
CCTCGCGCTCGACAAGCTCGCCGAGCAGCTGCGACGCGCCAAGGAGAAGCGCATCGACGGCCGTCACCACCCGCGCGGACCGCACTTCGAGAAGGGCAGCGGATCGCTCACCGGCATCGACGTGCAGCCGGCCTCGGTCGACGTGCTGCAGGCCGTCGCCACCGGGCACATCCCCGTGCAGCAGGAGGACGAGGAGGCCTACTCGCCGGTCGTCATCCGCACCAAGAACTTCGAGCCGGAGTGGATGACCGTCGAGGAGGCCGTCGACCGCATGGAGCTCGTCGGCCACGACTTCTTCCTCTTCGTCGACGCGCGCACCGACCACCCGAGCGTCGTGTACCGGCGCAAGGGCTGGGACTACGGTGTCATCTCCCTGACCACGCAGGCGTCGCCCTCCGAGGAGGAGGCCATGGCCTCCTGAACCGGCAGACGGCGAGAGGCGCGCTCCGCGAGGGGCGCGCCTCTTCTTCCGCGGTTCCGCGGG
This window encodes:
- the hpf gene encoding ribosome hibernation-promoting factor, HPF/YfiA family: METSIVGVGVSISDRFRTVVEEKIARIQTLAPRALRLEVKVTHRAYRNGRVPDETVELTLLGKGPVVRAEAVDADKFTALDLALDKLAEQLRRAKEKRIDGRHHPRGPHFEKGSGSLTGIDVQPASVDVLQAVATGHIPVQQEDEEAYSPVVIRTKNFEPEWMTVEEAVDRMELVGHDFFLFVDARTDHPSVVYRRKGWDYGVISLTTQASPSEEEAMAS